The following coding sequences are from one Salvia hispanica cultivar TCC Black 2014 chromosome 3, UniMelb_Shisp_WGS_1.0, whole genome shotgun sequence window:
- the LOC125213974 gene encoding plastidal glycolate/glycerate translocator 1, chloroplastic, whose protein sequence is MPATSSISAFSTPSLLLPNRHRSLFSPCQKLTKISSKSLVASSCRNATFSEKSRSILITKSKFPLADPNKSHPKRTAVVKSTGSEGGLTSATTLQSTALNLLHLAVSLGIIVAVDKLLKQAFVSAAIKFPSALFGMFCIFTILIALDSTVPAAATGLVNFFQPALLFIQRWLPLFYVPSLVVLPLAVKDIPTASGLKIIYIIAGGWLASLSVAGFTAIAVRKLVNTEMIPAEPMAKPSPFSPLELWAWSGVFLVSFVSAFLYPTILGTNARTCLPFLLASTVLGYIFGSGLPTGVKKVFHPIICCSLAADLAAYAYGYVSKSGLDPVLGYYLTKVSSNPGAGDILMGFLGSVILSFAFSMFQQRKLVKRHAAEILSSVILSTLFSLYSTAFIGRLIGLEPSLTLSVLPRCITVALALSIVSFFEGANTSLTAAVVVVTGLVGANFAQTVLDKLGFRDPIARGIATASSAHGLGTAALSAKEPEALPFCAIAYALTGIFGSVICSVPAVRQSLLAIIG, encoded by the exons ATGCCTGCAACTTCCTCCATTTCCGCATTCTCCACtccctctcttcttctccccAATCGCCACCGTTCTCTCTTCTCGCCATGCCAAAAACTCACCAAAATCTCATCAAAGTCACTAGTGGCTTCCAGTTGCAGGAACGCCACTTTCTCGGAAAAATCGCGATCAATACTAATTACTAAATCGAAATTCCCGCTCGCCGATCCAAACAAATCGCATCCCAAGAGAACTGCTGTGGTGAAATCTACCGGATCGGAAGGTGGATTGACCTCGGCGACGACTCTCCAGAGCACG GCTCTGAATCTGCTGCATTTGGCGGTTTCGTTGGGAATCATTGTGGCTGTTGACAAGCTGCTAAAGCAGGCGTTCGTTTCCGCCGCCATCAAATTTCCGAGTGCTTTGTTCGGAATGTTTTGCATATTCACAATTTTGATAGCTCTCGATTCCACCGTCCCTGCTGCGGCAACTGGCTTGGTCAACTTCTTCCAGCCGGCGCTGCTCTTCATCCAGCGGTGGCTCCCCTTGTTTTATGTTCCGTCTTTGGTGGTCCTTCCCCTTGCCGTCAAAGATATTCCGACTGCTTCTGGCCTTAAAATCATCTACATTATTG CCGGAGGCTGGTTGGCATCGCTTTCTGTAGCAGGTTTCACGGCTATAGCAGTGAGGAAGTTGGTGAACACTGAAATGATACCAGCCGAGCCTATGGCTAAGCCTTCCCCCTTTTCGCCGCTTGAGCTTTGGGCTTGGAGTGGTGTATTTCTAGTATCTTTTGTGTCTGCATTTCTTTATCCAACTATACTTGGAACGAATGCTAGGACGTGCTTGCCGTTCCTTTTGGCTTCCACTGTATTAGGCTACATTTTTGGTTCTGG GTTGCCAACTGGTGTGAAGAAGGTTTTCCATCCGATTATCTGCTGTTCCTTAGCTGCAGATCTTGCTGCATATGCTTATGGATACGTATCAAAATCTGGACTCGATCCTGTTCTAG GATACTATCTGACAAAGGTCTCATCAAATCCGGGTGCTGGTGACATTTTGATGGGATTTCTTGGATCTGTTATTCTCTCATTCGCCTTCTCCATGTTCCAACAAAGGAAG CTGGTGAAGAGGCATGCTGCAGAGATATTGAGCTCTGTGATCCTCTCCACACTGTTTTCATTGTATTCAACGGCTTTCATTGGGCGTCTTATTGGTTTGGAACCATCATTGACACTATCAGTTCTACCCAGATGCATAACTGTGGCACTAGCTCTCAGCATTGTATCCTTCTTTGAAG GTGCCAATACATCTCTTACAGCAGCTGTTGTTGTAGTAACTGGACTAGTTGGGGCCAATTTTGCACAGACAGTACTTGACAAATTAGGTTTCCGCGATCCAATTGCTCGTGGAATAGCAACTGCATCAAG TGCACACGGACTAGGAACGGCTGCATTATCAGCTAAGGAACCCGAGGCTCTTCCATTTTGCGCGATTGCATATGCCCTAACCGGGATTTTTGGATCAGTGATCTGCTCAGTCCCAGCTGTCAGACAGAGTTTGCTGGCAATAATCGGCTGA
- the LOC125213977 gene encoding uncharacterized protein LOC125213977, whose translation MVGIFSRFSSRNGHRRAQSAIDAREGLPSASEATTGTIATAASISSVTHGIEIATEFKPIDRPLEPFDNDQPVQCPLPEPSILNDGRIWKERVSSVSQRRSDTPAMQKRTSTGSDTLSRKPPLVPSISAPEHNMLKLLDECNASGI comes from the exons ATGGTTGGAATTTTCTCAAGGTTCTCCTCCAGGAACGGTCATCGTCGCGCTCAAAGTGCAATT GATGCGAGGGAAGGGTTGCCTTCAGCTTCAGAGGCAACAACGGGTACCATTGCAACAGCTGCATCTATATCTTCTGTCACCCATGGTATTGAAATTGCTACCGAGTTTAAGCCAATTGACCGCCCCTTAGAGCCTTTTGACAATGACCAACCAGTTCAATGTCCATTGCCCGAGCCATCAATTCTCAAT GATGGAAGAATATGGAAGGAGAGAGTATCTTCTGTTTCACAAAGGAGAAGTGATACGCCGGCCATGCAGAAGCGAACCTCAACTGGATCTGATACTCTCTCGAGAAAACCTCCACTAGTGCCATCAATCAGTGCCCCGGAGCATAATATGCTAAAATTGCTAGACGAGTGCAATGCATCTGGGATATAA
- the LOC125213975 gene encoding phosphoribulokinase, chloroplastic, which translates to MAVSTVYTVQSLNFSTPSKPFSQKHILFFTTTKKSTLTRSYKQISCSAEDKTVVIGLAADSGCGKSTFMRRLTSVFGGAAEPPRGGNPDSNTLISDTTTVICLDDYHSLDRTGRKEKGVTALDPKANDFDLMYEQVKALKDGTAVDKPIYNHVSGLLDPPELIKPPKILVIEGLHPMYDERVRDLLDFSIYLDISNEVKFAWKIQRDMAERGHSLESIKASIEARKPDFDAYIDPQKQYADAVIEVLPTQLIPDDNEGKVLRVRLIMKEGVKFFNPVYLFDEGSTISWIPCGRKLTCSYPGIKFTYGPDTYYGQEVSVLEMDGQFDRLDELIYVESHLSNLSTKFYGEVTQQMLKHSDFPGSNNGTGLFQTIVGLKIRDLYEQIVASRTAATLEAAKA; encoded by the exons ATGGCAGTCTCCACAGTGTACACAGTCCAATCCCTCAACTTCTCCACTCCATCAAAACCCTTCTCCCAAAAACACATACTCTTCTTCACCACAACCAAGAAATCCACCCTCACCAGAAGCTACAAACAGATATCATGCTCCGCCGAGGACAAGACGGTGGTGATCGGCCTCGCCGCCGACTCCGGGTGCGGCAAGTCCACCTTCATGCGGCGGCTGACCTCCGTGTTCGGCGGAGCAGCCGAGCCTCCCAGGGGCGGGAACCCGGACTCAAACACGCTGATAAGCGACACGACGACGGTGATATGCTTGGACGACTACCACTCACTGGACAGAACCGGACGGAAGGAGAAGGGCGTCACCGCACTGGACCCGAAAGCTAACGACTTCGATCTCATGTACGAGCAGGTGAAGGCGTTGAAAGATGGAACCGCGGTTGATAAGCCGATTTACAACCACGTCAGTGGTCTATTGGACCCGCCGGAGCTCATCAAGCCTCCCAAGATTCTTGTTATCGAAGGTTTACACCCAAT GTACGATGAACGTGTTAGAGACCTCTTGGACTTCAGTATTTACCTGGACATCAGCAACGAAGTCAAATTCGCATGGAAAATTCAG AGGGACATGGCTGAAAGAGGGCACAGTCTTGAGAGCATCAAGGCCAGTATCGAAGCCCGAAAACCCGACTTCGATGCTTACATCG ACCCACAGAAGCAATACGCGGACGCTGTGATCGAAGTGTTGCCAACACAGCTGATCCCGGATGACAACGAGGGAAAGGTTTTGAGAGTGAGACTGATCATGAAGGAAGGTGTCAAGTTCTTCAACCCTGTCTACCTCTTTGATGAAGGCTCCACCATTTCTTGGATACCATGTGGAAGGAAGCTCACTTGCTCCTACCCCGGCATCAAATTCACCTATGGCCCCGATACTTACTACGGCCAAGAG GTTTCTGTACTGGAAATGGATGGGCAGTTTGACAGACTAGATGAGCTGATCTATGTGGAGAGCCATCTGAGCAACCTTTCGACTAAGTTCTACGGAGAAGTGACTCAGCAGATGTTGAAGCATTCAGATTTCCCTGGGAGCAACAATGGGACTGGGCTGTTCCAGACCATCGTTGGGTTGAAGATCAGAGACCTCTACGAGCAGATTGTGGCGAGCAGGACGGCTGCTACCCTCGAAGCTGCCAAGGCATGA
- the LOC125211914 gene encoding uncharacterized protein LOC125211914 yields MATTTAAAVAATSQYQQDRARDMWRRCLASAFRTALACTIVGVATLYGPGFITRHVAFPAFSYVTVILIVTDATLGDTLRGCWLALYATALGVFPGILSLWLIGPGRLTAATTSAVVAVSAFVVALPEGTHLVAKRIALGQIVLVYVIAFINGGRTEPVMHPLHLAASTALGVAACVLALLLPFPSLAYWQVTENCKLYIDNASERLKLFVKAFSAEDKSSPKILICQAKSLNKAANKFLHCIKSKQESMQWEREPIKFLKSYKKNPAQPLQGLETILRGMENALENCSEFPVSFMNDAQLKHDLSCAEEQILNQVKNMALQNSILPQSEDSEKQHKFLQTLQPTSLNLKDLSSLFFLFCLKLLHSKPSPNPNPDQKQQAQQKETIMPKLWSKGRLMPALRCSLSLGFAVFFGLIYSKENGYWSGLPVAISLASSREATFKVANIKAQGTVLGTVYGVIGCFVFESYVKIRFVSLLPWFIFSCFLRQSRMYGQAGGVSAVIGALLILGRKNFGTPSEFAIARITETFIGLSCSIMVDILLQPTRASALAKVQLAASLRSLHEAVEAVSVDYSSCRLVFEERMKKLRMDVIELGKFIEEAEVEPNFWFLPFHGACYVKMKVSLLKMVDFLHFGSHAVRFLEQECRELDGKMWREGALKVESDLKVFKDAVCCGVKCFEEVILVKSVAGLEGKGCVDLEMGKSGGGKWLGRDEDGMRKSAASFMREMEGGDGVKNGIVLSLGALVYCMDGVLRESKEIEKGVKEVLQWENPSSQVDVHNIVCKLRALKKGVN; encoded by the exons ATGGCAACCACCACAGCtgccgccgtcgccgccacCTCCCAATATCAACAAGACCGCGCCAGAGACATGTGGCGGCGCTGCCTCGCCTCCGCCTTCCGCACGGCGCTGGCGTGCACCATAGTGGGCGTGGCCACCCTCTACGGCCCGGGCTTCATAACCCGCCACGTGGCATTCCCGGCCTTCTCCTACGTCACTGTCATCCTCATCGTCACCGACGCCACATTGGGCGACACCCTGCGCGGCTGCTGGCTGGCCCTCTATGCAACCGCGTTGGGTGTCTTCCCGGGCATCCTGAGCCTCTGGCTCATCGGCCCGGGAAGGCTCACTGCTGCCACCACCTCCGCGGTGGTGGCAGTCAGCGCCTTCGTCGTGGCCCTGCCCGAGGGCACGCACCTGGTCGCCAAGCGGATAGCCCTCGGACAGATTGTGCTCGTGTACGTCATCGCCTTCATCAACGGCGGACGCACCGAGCCCGTCATGCACCCGCTCCACCTCGCCGCCAGCACCGCCCTCGGCGTGGCCGCCTGCGTTTTGGCCCTTTTGCTTCCCTTTCCTAGCTTGGCCTATTGGCAG GTGACAGAAAATTGCAAATTGTATATCGACAATGCATCGGAGAGATTGAAGCTATTCGTAAAGGCGTTTTCTGCTGAAGACAAGTCATCACCCAAGATTTTGATCTGTCAAGCCAAATCTCTTAACAAGGCAGCAAATAAATTTCTCCATTGCATTAAATCCAAACAA GAAAGCATGCAGTGGGAGAGAGAACCAATCAAGTTTCTAAAATCATACAAGAAAAATCCAGCACAACCATTGCAAGGCCTGGAGACAATCCTGAGAGGAATGGAAAACGCTCTCGAAAATTGCTCTGAATTCCCAGTCTCATTCATGAACGACGCACAACTCAAACACGATTTATCTTGTGCGGAAGAGCAAATCCTGAACCAAGTGAAGAACATGGCCTTACAAAACTCAATTCTCCCACAATCCGAAGATAGCGAAAAACAACACAAGTTCCTCCAAACACTTCAGCCAACTTCACTAAATCTAAAGGACTTGTCCTCTCTGTTCTTCCTCTTCTGCCTCAAACTCCTCCACTCCAAACCATCCCCGAATCCGAATCCCGATCAGAAACAACAGGCGCAGCAGAAGGAAACAATCATGCCCAAACTATGGAGCAAAGGGAGGCTAATGCCTGCTTTAAGATGCTCTTTGTCATTAGGATTCGCTGTGTTTTTTGGGCTGATATACAGCAAGGAAAACGGTTACTGGTCGGGGCTGCCTGTCGCGATAAGCCTTGCCTCATCGAGGGAGGCCACGTTCAAAGTCGCGAACATCAAAGCTCAGGGGACGGTTCTTGGAACAGTGTATGGAGTGATCGGATGCTTCGTTTTCGAAAGCTATGTTAAAATAAGGTTCGTGTCGCTGCTGCCGTGGTTTATCTTCAGCTGCTTTCTGAGGCAGAGCAGGATGTACGGCCAGGCCGGGGGAGTCTCTGCTGTCATCGGCGCGTTGTTGATTCTTGGGAGGAAAAACTTCGGGACTCCTAGCGAGTTCGCCATTGCTAGGATAACCGAGACTTTTATCGGGCTGTCGTGTTCGATAATGGTGGATATTCTGCTGCAGCCCACCAGGGCTTCTGCCCTGGCGAAAGTGCAGCTGGCAGCGAGCCTGCGCTCGCTGCATGAGGCCGTGGAGGCCGTGAGTGTTGACTACTCGTCGTGCAGGTTAGTATTCGAGGAGAGGATGAAGAAGCTGAGGATGGATGTGATTGAGCTAGGGAAGTTCATTGAGGAAGCTGAGGTGGAGCCTAATTTCTGGTTCTTGCCTTTTCATGGTGCTTGCTATGTGAAGATGAAGGTGTCTCTGTTGAAAATGGTTGATTTCTTGCATTTTGGGAGCCATGCTGTTAGGTTTTTGGAGCAAGAATGTAGAGAATTGGATGGTAAGATGTGGAGAGAGGGTGCATTGAAGGTGGAGTCTGATTTGAAGGTGTTTAAGGATGCTGTGTGCTGTGGGGTGAAGTGTTTTGAGGAGGTTATTTTGGTAAAATCGGTTGCGGGGCTGGAAGGGAAGGGATGCGTTGATCTGGAGATGGGGAAGTCGGGCGGGGGGAAGTGGTTGGGGAGGGACGAGGACGGGATGAGGAAGAGCGCGGCGTCGTTTATGCGAGAGATGGAGGGAGGTGATGGTGTGAAGAATGGGATTGTGTTGAGTTTGGGGGCATTGGTTTATTGCATGGATGGGGTGTTGAGAGAGAGCAAAGAGATTGAGAAAGGAGTGAAGGAGGTTTTGCAGTGGGAGAATCCCTCAAGTCAAGTGGATGTGCATAACATTGTGTGTAAATTGCGTGCTTTAAAGAAAGGTGTAAACTAA
- the LOC125215688 gene encoding CSC1-like protein At1g32090 codes for MASLGDIGVSALINIISAFAFLLAFALLRIQPINDRVYFPKWYIAGKRTSPRSWGGVVGKFVNLNIMTYFTFLNWMPQALKMTESELITHAGLDSAVFLRIYTLGLKIFAPIAVVAILILIPVNVSDVTLSFLRRDLVVSDIDKLSISNVRPKSNLFFVHISMEYLFTFWVCFMLYKEYNRVASMRLKFLASQGRRPEQFTVLVRNVPHISGRSISDSIQTFFQRNHPDRYLTHQAVYNANKFARLVRQRQRLQNWLDYNQLKFERHPDKRPKTKSGCLGLWGKTVDAIEYYKDQIKYLDRKLTMERQKILKDPKSITPAAFVSFNSRWGAAVCAQTQQSKNPTLWLTNWAPEPRDVYWKNVTIPFVSLSIRKLVISVSVFALVFCYMIPIAFVQSLANLEGLERIAPFLRPVIERKFVKSFLQGFLPGLTLKLFLHFLPAILMVMSKVEGHVAISVLERRTAAKYYYFMLVNVFLGSIVAGTAFEQLHAFLHESATQIPRNIGVSIPMKATFFITYIMVDGWAGIASEILRLKPLVIFQLKNMFIVKTERDMENAMDPGGVDFPETLPSLQLYFLLGIVYMVITPILLPFVLIFFALAYFVYRHQVINVYHQKYETAAAFWPHVHGRIIASLLISQLLLLGLLSTKEAAKSTPLLVMLPVLTLSFHKYCKNRFEPAFRKYPLEEAMSKDMQDGATASDVDVKSYLEDAYLHPIFRSFEEVELVEVKVDTDPTPAKEASPSPSEPSSSSPLHDHHRGDEEEEASHTVQQYEFGQPHAAYQYEVEQHHHVYQYESGSQYQHEVESATNVHRYDESEPHYQYYHQ; via the exons atggCGAGTCTTGGAGATATAGGGGTGTCGGCGCTGATCAACATAATCAGTGCCTTTGCATTCTTGCTGGCTTTTGCCCTGCTCAGAATTCAGCCAATCAACGACAGGGTTTACTTTCCCAAATGGTACATTGCCGGGAAGAGGACGAGCCCCAGGAGCTGGGGTGGTGTGGTGGGAAAATTTGtcaatctcaatattatgacTTACTTCACCTTTCTCAACTGGATGCCTCAGGCGCTCAAGATGACTGAGTCTGAGCTTATCACCCATGCTGGCCTAGATTCTGCTGTTTTCTTGAGGATTTACACTCTTGG GTTGAAGATATTTGCACCAATTGCAGTTGTGGCAATTCTAATACTGATTCCAGTGAATGTATCTGATGTAACTCTATCTTTCTTGCGCCGCGACTTGGTTGTCAGTGATATCGACAAGCTTTCAATCTCAAATGTTCGCCCCAAGTCTAATTT GTTTTTTGTCCACATATCGATGGAGTACTTGTTTACGTTCTGGGTTTGTTTCATGCTTTATAAGGAATACAATAGAGTTGCTTCAATGCGGCTTAAATTTTTGGCTTCTCAAGGCAGGCGTCCTGAGCAGTTCACG GTTCTTGTTAGAAATGTACCGCATATTTCAGGACGCTCGATATCAGATAGCATTCAAACCTTCTTCCAGAGAAACCATCCAGATCGTTACCTAACACACCAG GCCGTGTACAATGCTAATAAGTTTGCCAGACTCGTTAGACAGAGACAACGACTTCAGAACTGGCTTGACTATAACCAGCTCAAGTTTGAGAGGCATCCAGACAAGAGGCCTAAGACGAAG AGTGGTTGCCTTGGACTTTGGGGTAAAACAGTGGATGCAATTGAGTACTATAAggatcaaattaaatatcttgACAGAAAA TTGACGATGGAGCGCCAAAAGATTCTAAAAGATCCGAAATCCATTACACCAGCTGCATTTGTTTCGTTCAATTCAAGATGGGGAGCGGCTGTTTGTGCGCAGACACAACAGAGCAAGAACCCCACACTATGGCTAACAAATTGGGCGCCTGAACCTCGGGATGTATACTGGAAGAATGTCACTATACCATTTGTTTCACTGAGCATCCGGAAGCTAGTGATATCTGTGTCTGTGTTTGCATTGGTCTTCTGCTACATGATACCTATTGCTTTTGTTCAATCACTGGCCAATCTGGAGGGTTTGGAGAGAATAGCACCTTTCCTCAGGCCAGTAATTGAAAG GAAGTTTGTGAAGTCATTCCTACAGGGTTTCCTTCCTGGTCTTACTCTTAAGCTCTTTTTGCATTTTCTCCCTGCAATCCTTATGGTTATGTCGAAGGTAGAGGGGCACGTGGCGATATCAGTATTGGAACGAAGAACTGCtgcaaaatattactacttcaTGCTTGTCAACGTGTTCCTTGGCAGCATCGTGGCAGGAACTGCATTCGAGCAGCTTCATGCTTTCCTTCACGAATCTGCTACGCA AATCCCGAGAAACATTGGTGTATCAATACCAATGAAGGCAACTTTCTTCATTACGTATATAATGGTCGATGGCTGGGCAGGGATAGCTAGTGAAATACTCCGGTTAAAGCCTTTGGTGATTTTCCAGTTGAAGAACATGTTCATTGTGAAAACCGAGAGGGACATGGAGAATGCGATGGACCCTGGAGGTGTCGACTTCCCCGAGACTTTACCAAGCCTTCAGCTGTATTTCCTTCTAGGCATTGTTTACATGGTCATCACACCAATCCTTCTTCCTTTCGTACTCATCTTCTTTGCCTTGGCATACTTTGTATATCGACATCAG GTGATTAACGTGTATCACCAGAAATACGAGACTGCTGCTGCATTCTGGCCTCATGTTCACGGCCGCATTATAGCAAGCTTGCTCATTTCACAGCTCCTCCTGTTGGGGCTATTGAGCACGAAAGAGGCTGCAAAATCGACCCCGTTGCTAGTGATGCTACCCGTATTGACTCTGTCGTTCCACAAATACTGCAAGAATCGGTTCGAGCCTGCATTCCGCAAGTACCCTCTTGAG GAAGCCATGTCCAAGGACATGCAAGACGGCGCCACTGCATCTGACGTAGACGTGAAATCCTACCTGGAAGATGCATACCTGCACCCCATCTTCCGGTCATTTGAGGAAGTGGAGTTGGTGGAAGTGAAGGTCGACACAGACCCAACCCCGGCCAAGGAAGCCAGCCCTTCTCCGAGTGAACCCAGCTCATCCTCCCCTCTCCATGATCACCACAGAGGAGACGAAGAAGAGGAAGCATCCCACACCGTGCAACAGTATGAATTCGGACAGCCTCATGCCGCCTACCAATATGAAGTGGAGCAGCACCACCATGTGTATCAGTATGAGAGTGGCTCTCAATATCAGCATGAAGTGGAATCCGCCACCAATGTGCATAGATATGATGAGAGTGAGCCTCACTATCAGTACTACCACCAGTGA
- the LOC125213976 gene encoding secretory carrier-associated membrane protein 4 has product MNRGNDPNPFDEEEPEVNPFSNGGKSKSRIPNVVASTLGFGQKHDATVDIPLESTNDPKKKEKELSTWEADLNKREREIKRREDAVSSANVPVDDRNWPPFFPIIHHDISNEIPVHAQKLQYLAFASWLGIVLCLVFNVIAVTICWIKGGGVKIFFLAIIYALMGCPFSYVLWYRPLYRAMRTDSALKFGWFFLFYMLHIGFCILAAIAPPIVFHGQSLTGILAAVDVFSDHVIVGIFYLIGFAFFCLESLLSLWVLQKVYTYFRGNK; this is encoded by the exons ATGAATCGCGGAAACGATCCCAATCCCTTTGACGAGGAAGAACCTGAAGTCAATCCATTTTCG AATGGTGGCAAGTCAAAGTCTCGCATTCCCAATGTGGTTGCGAGTACACTCGGTTTTGGTCAGAAACATGATGCCACTGTAGATATACCCTTAGAGTCGACAAAT GATCCgaagaaaaaggagaaagaaCTTTCCACATGGGAAGCAGATTTGAATAAAAGAGAGAGG GAAATTAAACGGAGAGAAGATGCTGTTTCAAGTG CCAATGTTCCTGTGGATGATAGAAACTGGCCTCCATTTTTTCCCATTATTCATCATGATATATCCAATGAGATACCAGTTCATGCTCAGAAGTTACAGTATCTGGCTTTTGCAAGTTGGTTAG GTATTGTACTTTGCCTTGTATTCAATGTCATTGCAGTCACCATTTGCTGGATAAAGGGTGGTG GAGTCAAAATCTTTTTCCTTGCCATAATCTATGCCCTAATGGGATGCCCCTTCTCATATGTGCTGTGGTACAGGCCTTTATATCGTGCAATGAG GACTGATAGTGCACTGAAGTTTGGGTGGTTTTTCTTGTTCTATATG CTTCACATTGGGTTTTGCATTTTGGCTGCAATTGCACCTCCAATCGTCTTTCATGGACAATCATTAAC TGGCATACTTGCAGCTGTTGATGTCTTCTCTGACCATGTCATTGTTGGG ATCTTTTACCTGATTGGGTTTGCATTCTTTTGCTTGGAATCACTGCTGAGCTTATGGGTACTCCAG AAAGTATATACATATTTCAGAGGAAACAAGTGA